A single region of the Arthrobacter sp. zg-Y20 genome encodes:
- a CDS encoding SDR family NAD(P)-dependent oxidoreductase — MTTIAIIGAGRGLGAAVARRFGAEGFSVALISRNQAKLDALAEDLGKAGVQARGFAADVRNPESIAAALEAAAETLGPVEVLQYSPLPQKDFMRPVLETTPADLVGPVEFSIYGPVAAVHQVLPGMRFLGGNRGTILFVNGGSAVKPGRGVTGTSVAFAGQAAYAQLLNEVLGEEGIHVSQLIIGGRIIEGDPEKDPDVLAGVLWDLHTRRDTFRHQISTD; from the coding sequence ATGACTACAATCGCGATCATTGGTGCAGGACGCGGCCTCGGAGCTGCCGTCGCTCGACGGTTCGGCGCGGAGGGATTCTCCGTTGCGCTGATTTCCCGGAACCAGGCCAAGCTGGATGCGCTTGCCGAAGACCTCGGCAAGGCCGGTGTCCAGGCCCGCGGCTTCGCTGCCGACGTCCGCAACCCGGAATCGATCGCTGCGGCCCTTGAGGCCGCTGCCGAAACCCTCGGCCCGGTAGAGGTGCTGCAGTACAGTCCCCTGCCGCAGAAGGACTTCATGCGGCCCGTCCTCGAGACCACCCCGGCGGACCTGGTGGGTCCCGTTGAGTTCTCAATCTACGGACCGGTGGCTGCAGTCCACCAGGTGCTGCCCGGCATGCGGTTCCTGGGCGGGAACCGCGGCACCATCCTCTTCGTCAACGGTGGATCGGCCGTTAAGCCCGGACGCGGCGTCACCGGAACCTCGGTGGCGTTCGCGGGCCAGGCGGCCTACGCGCAGCTCCTCAATGAGGTCCTCGGCGAGGAGGGCATTCACGTGTCCCAGCTCATCATCGGCGGACGCATCATCGAGGGCGATCCGGAAAAGGATCCCGACGTCCTCGCAGGCGTCCTGTGGGACCTCCACACCCGCCGGGACACGTTCCGCCACCAGATCAGCACGGACTGA